The following are from one region of the Nicotiana tomentosiformis chromosome 7, ASM39032v3, whole genome shotgun sequence genome:
- the LOC138895452 gene encoding uncharacterized protein — protein sequence MVKIDFHKAYDSVEWPYLKQVISELGFRDRFVSWIMECVQTVNYTVMVERDRIVHKLGIPAGELPIRYLGVPLSTKKISFAQWQPLIENIVARIISWTAKQLSYAGRVQLVQSVLFGVQSYWSKLFQMPVKVLKLIDAYCRIFAWSGIETITKKALVSWEKMHFPKTFGGLNLLNTRIWNRAALAKTHWDLAHKDDKLWIHEFYLKSQPLTIARIPQQACWIMRKILEARQTLLQVQIRKGPGSLTNKFMSNCYLVILKYPGNV from the exons ATGGTGAAGATTGATTTTCATAAAGCCTATGATTCAGTAGAATGGCCCTATTTGAAGCAGGTTATAAGTGAATTGGGGTTCCGCGACAGATTTGTCTCTTGGATAATGGAATGTGTACAAACTGTGAATTATACTGTGATG GTGGAAAGAGATAGAATTGTACATAAGCTTGGCATTCCTGCTGGTGAGTTACCTATTAGGTATCTGGGAGTTCCCCTATCCACTAAAAAGATCTCCTTTGCTCAATGGCAACCTCTAATAGAGAATATAGTGGCCAGAATTATCTCTTGGACAGCTAAGCAACTCTCCTATGCTGGGAGAGTTCAACTGGTGCAATCTGTTCTTTTTGGAGTCCAATCATATTGGTCTAAGCTATTTCAAATGCCAGTTAAGGTCCTTAAACTGATTGATGCATATTGTAGAATTTTTGCGTGGTCGGGCATTGAAACTATTACAAAAAAGGCCCTTGTCTCTTGGGAAAAGATGCATTTTCCCAAAACCTTTGGAGGATTAAACCTCCTTAACACAAGGATTTGGAATAGAGCTGCTCTAGCTAAGACACATTGGGACCTTGCTCATAAAGATGACAAATTATGGATCCATGAGTTCTACCTCAAAAGCCAGCCTCTTACCATAGCTAGAATTCCCCAACAAGCTTGTTGGATCATGAGGAAAATCTTGGAAGCTCGACAGACTTTGTTGCAAGTGCAGATAAGAAAGGGGCCAGGCAGCCTGACAAACAAATTTATGAGCAACTGCTACCTAGTTATCTTAAAGTACCCTGGAAATGTGTGA
- the LOC104088326 gene encoding uncharacterized protein → MWDTMIEKLKVIVFEHEGKDLITGQSNCFATIQGILVARWNKSNTPLHCMAHSLVPKYYHESWLKGESNGLRRLAPNEDIEISQNRLKCFQRYFKDPNDLKKSSLEYGAFCCGNGYFGEPHVIDAMGYEEPLSRWANHGVNVPLLQSLAYKLLSQPASSSCCERNWSTFSLIHSIKRNKLATSRVEDLVFIHYNLRLLSRRKEKYTSGPSKYWDLGGDYFNIDESINDLVELSIDESQLEGVFFEDEVQDLQEFDIEEIEEDDL, encoded by the exons ATGTGGGATACaatgattgaaaagttgaaggtgattGTATTTGAGCATGAGGGAAAAGATCTTATTACCGGCCAATCGAATTGTTTTGCTACAATTCAAGGAATTCTTGTGGCAAGGTGGAATAAGAGTAATACTCCATTGCATTGCATGGCACATTCATTGGTTCCGAAATATTATCATGAGTCGTGGCTTAAAGGTGAAAGCAACGGGTTAAGAAGACTTGCTCCTAATGAAGATATAGAGATTTCACAAAATAGGCTCAAATGCTTTCAAAGATATTTCAAGGATCCGAATGATTTAAAGAAATCTTCTTTGGAGTATGGGGCATTTTGTTGTGGGAATGGTTACTTTGGTGAGCCTCATGTGATTGATGCTATGGGGTATGAGGAGCCTTTATCTCGGTGGGCTAACCATGGTGTAAATGTTCCACTTTTACAAAGTCTGGCTTACAAATTGCTTTCCCAGCCAGCTTCTTCATCTTGTTGCGAGAGAAATTGGAGTACTTTTTCATTGATTCATAGCATCAAGAGAAACAAGCTAGCTACTTCTAGAGTCGAAGATTTAGTTTTTATCCATTATAATCTTCGCTTACTCTCTCGAAGAAAGGAAAAGTATACAAGTGGTCCAAGCAAATATTGGGATTTAG gTGGGGATTATTTTAATATTGATGAAAGTATCAATGATCTAGTTGAATTGTCAATAGACGAATCTCAACTAGAAGGAGTCTTCTTTGAAGATGAAGTTCAAGATTTGCAAGAATTTGACATTGAAGAGATTGAAGAAGATGACCTTTGA